A genomic segment from Parolsenella catena encodes:
- a CDS encoding formate C-acetyltransferase/glycerol dehydratase family glycyl radical enzyme, which produces MLTDRMQAMKDKIFSTPRVISLERARLYTQSWRQTEGQPVVVRRARAVASVLAGHRIVIDDTDLIVGNRSETPRAGVVSPEMSPYWIAEELDAFPTRPQDPFDISERDKAELREELLPYWSGRSLNDWYRAHLDADVAAAEADKVFSVAQTDKGQGHIICDFPLVLACGYGTILERARARAAAEPDNAFLSAAVISLEAMIAYIGRYERAARELIVRSTPERAAELERIAGILAHIATEPARDLYDAIQLVWLTEVALMHESNASSLSLGRVDQYLWPYFEASMAAGESPEAIRELIQCFYLKLNTIIAVRSTESARFFAGFPIGFNLVVGGVDETGADATNELSLLLLDVQRDTRLPQPNLSMRVHAGTPDVLLREACEIIRLGDGLPQLFNDEVNVRAFMNRGVSEADARDYAVVGCVELSIPGCMYGLHDISMFNMLRCLELALAAHPQGFANYAELERAVEATISRYVSLMVRGCDTCDLAHRVTSPTPLLSCLVADCLAQGKDVTQGGARYNPSGVQGVGTANLADSLVTLRRGVLGDDGRGGHVTPLASWERLKGALGRDWSGEGDELLRQTILNRMPKYGNDVDEVDLLGRHFLEFYAHEVERYENVRGGHFQPGSYTVSAHVPLGAACGATPDGRHAHEQLADGGLSPMTGRDAHGPTASLMSVSKLNNVLESNGSLLNVKFSPSALAGEAGLAKLMGYVRAFSRLGIQHIQFNVVDRATLIDAQEHPERHRDLVVRVAGYSALFVELSRTLQDDIINRTEHVL; this is translated from the coding sequence ATGCTCACGGACCGCATGCAAGCGATGAAGGACAAGATCTTCTCGACCCCGCGCGTCATCTCGCTCGAGCGCGCGCGACTCTACACCCAGAGCTGGAGGCAGACGGAGGGGCAGCCCGTCGTCGTCCGTCGCGCCCGAGCCGTGGCAAGCGTGCTTGCCGGCCACAGGATCGTCATCGACGACACGGACCTCATCGTGGGCAACCGCAGCGAGACCCCGCGCGCCGGCGTCGTGTCACCCGAGATGAGCCCATACTGGATTGCCGAGGAGCTCGACGCGTTCCCCACGCGACCCCAGGACCCCTTCGACATCTCCGAGCGGGACAAGGCGGAGCTTCGCGAGGAGCTGCTGCCCTACTGGAGCGGGCGTTCGCTCAACGACTGGTATCGCGCCCACCTCGATGCGGACGTGGCGGCGGCCGAGGCGGACAAGGTCTTCTCCGTGGCGCAGACTGACAAGGGCCAGGGCCACATCATCTGCGACTTCCCGCTCGTGCTCGCCTGCGGCTACGGCACCATCCTCGAGCGCGCCCGCGCACGTGCCGCCGCAGAGCCCGACAACGCCTTCCTGAGCGCGGCCGTCATCTCGCTCGAGGCCATGATTGCCTACATCGGCCGCTACGAGCGCGCCGCTCGCGAGCTCATCGTGCGCTCGACGCCCGAGCGTGCCGCCGAGCTCGAGCGCATTGCCGGCATTCTCGCGCACATCGCCACCGAGCCCGCCCGCGACCTCTACGACGCCATCCAGCTCGTGTGGCTCACGGAGGTCGCCCTCATGCACGAGAGCAACGCCTCGTCGCTGTCGCTGGGCCGCGTCGACCAGTACTTGTGGCCCTACTTTGAGGCGAGCATGGCAGCCGGCGAGAGCCCCGAGGCCATCCGCGAGCTCATCCAGTGCTTCTACCTCAAGCTCAATACGATCATCGCCGTGCGATCCACGGAGAGCGCCCGCTTCTTCGCGGGCTTCCCCATCGGCTTCAACCTCGTGGTCGGCGGCGTGGACGAGACGGGCGCGGACGCCACGAACGAGCTGAGCCTGCTGCTGCTCGACGTCCAGCGCGACACCCGCCTGCCGCAGCCCAACCTGTCCATGCGCGTGCATGCCGGCACGCCGGACGTGCTGCTCCGCGAGGCCTGCGAGATCATCCGCCTGGGAGACGGCCTGCCGCAGCTGTTCAACGACGAGGTCAACGTCCGCGCGTTCATGAACCGCGGCGTGTCCGAGGCCGACGCGCGCGACTACGCCGTCGTGGGCTGCGTGGAGCTGTCCATCCCGGGGTGCATGTATGGCCTGCACGACATCTCGATGTTCAACATGCTCCGTTGCCTCGAGCTTGCGCTGGCCGCCCACCCGCAGGGCTTTGCGAACTACGCCGAGCTCGAGCGTGCGGTGGAGGCCACGATATCCCGCTACGTCTCGCTCATGGTGCGCGGCTGCGACACGTGTGACCTCGCACATCGCGTGACCTCGCCCACGCCGCTGCTGTCGTGCCTCGTCGCCGACTGCCTCGCGCAGGGCAAGGACGTCACGCAGGGAGGGGCGCGCTACAACCCCTCGGGCGTGCAGGGCGTGGGCACGGCAAACCTCGCCGACTCGCTCGTGACCCTGCGCCGCGGCGTGCTGGGAGACGACGGGCGTGGTGGTCACGTGACGCCCCTCGCGAGCTGGGAGCGGCTCAAGGGGGCGCTTGGCCGCGACTGGTCGGGCGAGGGCGACGAGCTGCTGCGCCAGACGATTCTCAATCGCATGCCCAAGTACGGAAACGACGTGGACGAGGTCGACCTCCTCGGCCGGCACTTCCTCGAGTTCTACGCCCATGAGGTCGAGCGCTACGAGAACGTGCGAGGCGGGCACTTCCAGCCGGGCAGCTACACGGTCTCGGCGCACGTGCCGCTGGGGGCCGCCTGCGGCGCCACGCCTGACGGCCGCCATGCTCACGAGCAACTCGCCGACGGCGGCCTGTCGCCCATGACGGGCAGGGACGCCCACGGCCCTACGGCGAGCCTCATGAGCGTGAGCAAGCTCAACAACGTGCTCGAGAGCAACGGCAGCCTGCTCAACGTCAAGTTCTCGCCGTCTGCCCTGGCGGGCGAGGCGGGCCTGGCAAAGCTCATGGGCTACGTCAGGGCCTTCTCGCGCCTGGGGATCCAGCACATCCAGTTCAACGTCGTGGACCGCGCTACGCTCATCGACGCGCAGGAGCATCCCGAGCGCCATCGTGACCTCGTCGTGCGCGTGGCCGGCTACAGCGCGTTGTTCGTCGAGCTGTCGCGCACGCTGCAAGACGACATCATCAACAGGACCGAGCATGTGCTGTAG
- a CDS encoding glycyl-radical enzyme activating protein, with product MCCRAAGERAGEERAGECVASARHRLCVTNVQRFSLHDGGGIRSVAFTKGCPFRCPWCCNPENLSFEPEECWHEKLCCGCSARPDGSRDANGAPCDTPPERCPMAAKELLGTWREVDGLADELLRDLPFFEESGGGVTVSGGECLAGAARQRAVIALLERCHAAGAATALETTLAVPLAVPLDRLVGACDAFLVDFKIADRARSLAVTGIDPLVRDANVARVVAAGGRVVARMPVIPGFTDGDACIRANARRARELGIRRADVLPFHQLGESKYASVGRAYGMGGVAQLSEEDVERALELVRAEGLLATLRGE from the coding sequence ATGTGCTGTAGGGCGGCCGGCGAGCGGGCGGGCGAGGAGCGCGCGGGCGAGTGCGTCGCGTCCGCGCGGCACCGGCTGTGCGTCACGAACGTCCAGCGCTTCTCGCTGCATGACGGTGGCGGCATCCGCTCCGTGGCGTTCACGAAGGGCTGCCCGTTCCGATGCCCGTGGTGCTGCAACCCCGAGAACCTCTCGTTCGAGCCCGAGGAGTGCTGGCACGAGAAGCTGTGCTGCGGTTGCTCGGCGCGCCCGGACGGCTCGCGTGACGCAAACGGCGCCCCGTGCGACACCCCGCCCGAGCGCTGTCCCATGGCTGCCAAGGAGCTGCTCGGCACCTGGCGGGAGGTGGACGGGCTCGCCGACGAGCTGCTGCGCGACCTTCCGTTCTTCGAGGAGAGCGGCGGCGGCGTCACCGTGAGCGGCGGCGAGTGCCTCGCGGGGGCCGCCCGGCAGCGCGCCGTCATCGCGTTGCTCGAGCGCTGCCATGCCGCCGGAGCCGCCACGGCGCTCGAGACGACGCTCGCGGTGCCGTTGGCCGTGCCGCTCGATCGCCTCGTGGGCGCCTGCGACGCCTTCCTCGTTGATTTCAAGATCGCCGACCGTGCGAGAAGCCTCGCGGTCACGGGCATCGACCCGCTCGTGCGCGACGCCAACGTCGCGCGCGTTGTCGCTGCTGGCGGCCGCGTCGTGGCACGCATGCCCGTCATCCCCGGCTTCACCGATGGCGACGCCTGCATCCGCGCCAACGCCCGCCGCGCGCGCGAGCTGGGCATCCGGCGTGCCGACGTTCTGCCGTTCCACCAGCTGGGGGAGAGCAAGTACGCCTCGGTGGGGCGCGCGTACGGAATGGGTGGTGTGGCCCAGCTATCCGAGGAGGACGTCGAGCGCGCCCTCGAGCTGGTCCGGGCCGAGGGCCTTCTCGCCACGCTGCGTGGCGAGTGA
- a CDS encoding aminopeptidase translates to MERPSAWKKYTSEQSEELEALSGRYRSFISENKTERECVAAGVALAEAAGYVSLDAAIAAGKPLKAGDKVYVNTRGKALTLFNIGTAPLAAGLNILGAHVDSPRLDVKQNPAYEKADLAFLDTHYYGGLKSSLWVATPLAIHGVVAKKDGSVVPVVVGEDPADPVFCISDILIHLAGEQMKKTHAEAVDPESLDVIVGGKPVVITGDENAKDADAPKEPVKQMLLGLLAERYGIEEEDLLSAELEIVPAGPARDMGLDRSMVLGYGQDDRVCAYTSLEAMLEVTDVERTSVCLLVDKEEIGSVGATGMQAHYFENALAEVMELAGEGGDLALRRALANSRMLSSDVSAGFDPAYAGQFEEKNSAYLGHGLCFNKYTGARGKSGSNDADAEYMAYVRNVMDEASVSFQTCELGRVNAGGGGTIAYIMARYGMDVIDSGVAVLSMHSLWEVTSKADIYEAYRGYKAFIERP, encoded by the coding sequence ATGGAGCGCCCAAGCGCCTGGAAGAAGTACACGAGCGAGCAGAGCGAGGAGCTTGAGGCCCTGAGTGGCCGCTACCGCTCCTTCATCAGCGAGAACAAGACGGAGCGCGAGTGCGTTGCCGCGGGCGTGGCCCTGGCCGAGGCCGCGGGCTACGTGAGCCTCGATGCGGCCATCGCCGCCGGCAAGCCGCTCAAGGCGGGCGACAAGGTCTACGTCAACACGCGCGGCAAGGCCCTCACGCTGTTCAACATCGGCACGGCCCCGCTCGCGGCCGGCCTGAACATCCTGGGCGCCCACGTTGACTCGCCGCGCCTCGACGTCAAGCAGAATCCCGCCTACGAGAAGGCCGACCTCGCGTTTCTCGACACGCACTACTACGGTGGCCTCAAGAGCTCGCTGTGGGTCGCCACGCCGCTCGCCATCCACGGCGTCGTGGCCAAGAAGGACGGTAGCGTCGTGCCCGTCGTGGTGGGCGAGGACCCGGCAGACCCGGTCTTCTGCATCTCAGACATCCTCATCCACCTCGCCGGCGAGCAGATGAAGAAGACGCACGCCGAGGCCGTGGATCCCGAGAGCCTCGACGTCATCGTGGGCGGCAAGCCCGTCGTCATCACGGGCGACGAGAACGCCAAGGACGCCGACGCGCCCAAGGAACCCGTGAAGCAGATGCTGCTCGGCCTTCTCGCCGAGCGCTATGGCATCGAGGAGGAGGACCTGCTCTCCGCCGAGCTGGAGATCGTGCCGGCCGGCCCCGCGCGTGACATGGGCCTCGACCGCTCCATGGTGCTGGGATACGGCCAGGACGACCGCGTGTGCGCCTACACCTCGCTCGAGGCCATGCTCGAGGTCACGGACGTGGAGCGCACGAGCGTCTGCCTGCTCGTCGACAAGGAGGAGATTGGCTCGGTGGGTGCCACGGGCATGCAGGCCCACTACTTCGAGAACGCGCTCGCCGAGGTCATGGAGCTCGCAGGCGAGGGCGGAGACCTGGCACTGCGCCGAGCGCTCGCCAACTCCCGCATGCTGTCGAGTGACGTCTCCGCCGGCTTCGACCCGGCCTACGCCGGCCAGTTCGAGGAGAAGAACAGCGCCTACCTTGGCCACGGCCTGTGCTTCAACAAGTATACGGGCGCGCGCGGCAAGAGCGGCTCCAACGACGCGGACGCCGAGTACATGGCCTACGTGCGCAACGTCATGGACGAGGCGAGCGTGAGCTTCCAGACCTGCGAGCTCGGCCGCGTGAACGCCGGTGGTGGCGGCACGATCGCCTACATCATGGCGCGCTATGGCATGGACGTCATCGACTCGGGCGTGGCCGTGCTCTCCATGCACTCGCTGTGGGAGGTCACGAGCAAGGCCGACATCTATGAGGCCTACCGCGGCTATAAGGCGTTCATCGAGCGTCCGTAG
- a CDS encoding alpha/beta fold hydrolase: MQTATLTYPSHDGTSTIRALVWEPDDAARPDLSPRAIVQLVHGMSEHVERYAPFAEFLVSHGFVVCANDHVGHGKTACSADDLGHMPLEAGEDALVEDVHALRERVRERYPGTRHVMFGHSMGSFVTRVYLTRHAEGLSAAILCGTGQQPRTQTMAGRVLTRLLAALRGERHRSRLIDSMGAGAYGRAIKDARTSVDWIATDPDVVDEYIADPLCGQTFTVGAYGVLASLVADATDARLARRVPRDLPLLFIAGAEDPVGECGRGVSRAVDEYRNAGLRLVEKTIYPGARHEILNEPIRETVWADVEAFLARQGV; the protein is encoded by the coding sequence ATGCAGACCGCCACGCTCACCTATCCCAGCCATGACGGCACCTCGACCATACGCGCCCTCGTGTGGGAGCCCGACGACGCGGCCCGGCCGGACCTCTCGCCCCGCGCCATCGTCCAGCTCGTCCACGGCATGTCCGAGCACGTCGAGCGCTACGCGCCGTTCGCGGAGTTTCTCGTGTCCCATGGGTTTGTCGTGTGTGCCAACGACCACGTGGGCCATGGCAAGACGGCCTGCTCGGCAGACGACCTGGGCCACATGCCGCTCGAGGCGGGGGAGGATGCGCTCGTCGAGGACGTCCACGCCCTGCGCGAGAGGGTCCGCGAGCGCTATCCGGGGACGCGTCACGTGATGTTTGGCCACTCGATGGGCAGCTTCGTCACGCGCGTCTACCTCACGCGGCATGCCGAGGGCCTCTCGGCCGCCATCCTGTGCGGCACGGGCCAGCAGCCGCGCACCCAGACCATGGCGGGCCGCGTGCTCACGCGCCTGCTTGCCGCGCTGCGCGGCGAGCGCCATCGCAGCCGCCTCATCGACTCCATGGGCGCCGGCGCCTACGGCCGCGCCATCAAGGACGCGCGGACGAGCGTGGACTGGATCGCGACGGATCCGGACGTCGTGGACGAGTACATCGCCGACCCCCTGTGTGGCCAGACGTTCACGGTGGGCGCCTATGGCGTGCTCGCCTCGCTCGTCGCGGACGCAACGGATGCTCGTCTTGCGCGGCGTGTGCCCCGTGACCTGCCGCTTCTGTTCATCGCCGGCGCCGAGGACCCCGTGGGGGAGTGCGGCCGGGGCGTGAGCCGCGCCGTCGACGAGTACAGAAACGCCGGCTTGCGCCTCGTGGAGAAGACCATCTACCCTGGTGCCCGCCACGAGATCTTGAACGAGCCCATCCGCGAGACGGTCTGGGCAGACGTGGAGGCATTCCTCGCGCGCCAGGGCGTGTAG
- the mscL gene encoding large conductance mechanosensitive channel protein MscL has product MAKDGKKGVIAEFAEFINRGNVMDMAVGVIIGGAFTAVVNALVTNVIQPLISFVTGGAPGVPGLSINLNGSVIDFSAFISAVINFLITAAAVFAIVKAMNEVNRLRDLAAEKAGLAKKAEQDAAPEPRVCPFCKQQIADDATRCPHCTSKLEGYENGAE; this is encoded by the coding sequence ATGGCCAAGGACGGCAAGAAGGGCGTCATCGCCGAGTTCGCCGAGTTCATCAACAGGGGCAACGTGATGGACATGGCAGTTGGCGTCATCATCGGCGGCGCGTTCACCGCCGTGGTGAACGCCCTGGTCACGAACGTCATCCAGCCGCTCATCTCGTTCGTCACGGGCGGCGCACCGGGCGTGCCGGGTCTGTCGATTAACCTGAACGGCTCGGTTATCGACTTCAGCGCGTTCATATCGGCCGTCATCAACTTCCTCATCACGGCCGCGGCGGTGTTCGCCATCGTCAAGGCGATGAACGAGGTCAACCGCCTCAGGGACCTTGCCGCCGAGAAGGCGGGCCTGGCCAAGAAGGCCGAGCAGGACGCCGCGCCCGAGCCACGCGTGTGCCCGTTCTGCAAGCAGCAGATCGCCGACGACGCCACGCGCTGCCCGCACTGCACGAGCAAGCTCGAGGGCTACGAGAACGGCGCGGAGTAG